In the Pleurodeles waltl isolate 20211129_DDA chromosome 3_1, aPleWal1.hap1.20221129, whole genome shotgun sequence genome, CCCCTGTAGCTGCAGAACTCCCGCAAGCAGGGACATCTACACAAGACTCTGGGAGGTGGAGATagcaagacatcaaccactgccagcaagtgacctcactctgttgactgttctccaaccatgttccatcttccatggtagtaggacacaggactttggactccaaatgttgtggcatctactaatatgattacatccaccatgactgatcccctcactttcatcttctgtagcatcagttttttatttcctgcacctatgtaaataaactcgccaaacagaaaaacattggcccatatttatactctctttgcgccgaatgtgcgtcaaaatttttgacgcacaatcggcgcaaacactgccccatatttatactttgacgtccgaccccacgggcgtcaaagttccaccatgtgcgtcattttttagaagggggaaccagccttgcgttaattatatgcaaggtaggcgttcccttccaaaaaatgactttaaggcctgtgcgccttatttatactgtgacatcattttgacgcacaggagggggcaggccttaaaaaacggcgcccagcctgatgggcgctgttttttaacgcctgggtcagggcaggcgttaagggacctgtgggctcagaaggagcccagaggtgccctctcatgcccccagggacaccccctgccacccttgcccaccccaggaggacacccaaggatggagggacccatcccagggaagttaaggtaagtaaattttttgacgcccaagctccattttcccctacaccgccgctgcctggtgtgagtaattctttttgacgcacaccagtcagctgcgccggctaacgtcattcaataaataaggcgcccgcatggcgctttggaatggcgttagccggcgttaacatttttgacgcacaactgcgttggcgcagttgtgtgtcaaaaagtataaatatgggccattgcctgcttgcttctgttacaCATGTTGACATTTTGAGATATAAGcccttgtgatgcacatgaggaagacataagatgataatggaaggagggatatgtcaaagGTAGTTTCATGTTGAGGAGTAAtagcaacacaatgatacaagtgtctggtcacaccaaacattttattccactgcacagcacataggctgtcaaaatgtctgaaCTGTCATAGTCATGAATGTCTAAAACATATTGAATCAGGCTAGATATGTCAAAATACCAtctcccagaccacagaagaaagggctttgtcagactttTTCCCGTACGACAGGCTAACaaattagtggatgttgtcaccagcttgagactTATCACATAcaaaaaccaggtctgccaacattaCATAAGTCATGGCACAGAGagagggcagcacaacagtccctgatcatgggtccatcccattacaatgacaaagcaCCTGTGGGTATGATACAACCTATGTCAGTCCCCTGTTATTGAATGCAACATATGTGCAACTCTGAGTCCCTCTCATTAGATTTGTTGCAGCAGatgttacacacacatacacagatttaacttaccaactagccaggccctttctgggtacagtcgtgacatcagTTGGGGGATTGCGCTGTTCCGCTAATGAAAGCATCATGGACTGAGTTCAGGAAACGGGCCCAGACTTGTGAACTTTGATGGAATGGTATctctttctgttgcagtacactTGTTACTTTCCAtgtggtgggaccaaggcaacatgtgtaccatcaatggctcccaccacatgtggatgtgtgccaaaccatagaagtcagccttcacatgagtcaaatcctcacgttgaggaaagtGGAtatagttgtccaggtgtttcGACATTGCTGAAAGTAAATCCTTCAAAGCCAGACTGAACACAGGCtcggacatcccagcagatagggccactgtattttagaaagaccctgtggccaggaagtgcaaaactacCATAATTTGTGCaatgggtggaaagatatttggatgacgaatggtaGACATCAGATCAGGTTCCAACAAACAACATAAGTCCAccattgtttgccgattcagataGGAGATCtgaatgatgtggcattcttccatggtctgaaggtctgccagtggacgatagacaggaggttgtctgatccttcccctcccagggaacctaggtatgacaagacatgagtatTGCCATTATTCAATGTGTCCTTTGCAACATACAGGATAcatgtcaatgttaaaatgtgacaaggcatgtacTGAGatttggacatgatacacagtatccATTACATCTGATAATCACACAGAAGTCACATGTCACCCCCTTGCTTTgacatacatgtgtacacatcatgtgaaTGGTAAACAACAATTGTGCAACAAAACATGCCTCTCAGGCTGTGACTTGACGTCCCAAGCATTAAAATGACCTTTGTCGGGGTGGCTGTGCCCCAATGCAAATCACCATATATGCTtagcaatgtacaacaatggtgtctgagtagtagAAGTTACATGACTGGAAAAGACAAGCAGTTAATGATGCAAAGCCCAACAAGTTCGGAGGTGTGACACATTTGTCGGAGCTAtacacatttcaggcctctaaaatggtgaatgcctgatctactccacaggacattgggaacgctggtggaagtcatcatggcggtagacgGTTGCAattgtggcagacacagccataggctaatgttgatgccagtggtggtcataggccaatggctgtgtctgctgatgGTGACGGCTGAGTATGTGGCGGAGGtgacacttgacttctgacactgctgccagcaagacctccactacctgagatgCTATGTACCGCCTTTGGGggaaatcatgccacgtccagcagctgatagggcctcagccttctcaccagaagagctggagaagttggtgtctgaggtcctacccctggatGATCAGGTctatggtgcatcagaggagcaggtaagtgccgcatgtgcacagttttctctgtacttcgacATATATTCCCTGCTCACAGGCTAGACCATGAGTGACAGAATGTGAACTCTAAGCCCTGGGCTGGTGTTGAATCACTTTTGTTAGGCAACTGTAGTACTGTgccaactccctgtattccagcacaACATGTTATGAGGCCAAATATTAACTCATTGCTAATATTGAGGCTCTATCCGCTGAAAAGTACATGGTATTAAGGGAGAGCTGATGATCCGTGGCTGGAGTGCACTTCACATCTCTGTCAATGTGCGTTTCAGGGCCTAGAAAGGTCCCTCGATCCCACagtcctgttgtcaccttcatagagGTCACATGTGTTCTGTACAGGCTCCTTGCATTTCTGATATTGCATAAGTGCAAACTGTGTATTGTTCACTGACAATCCATGACATGTGACATAGTTGTctgtcacattgcagaaaatgtacaatgcatgcctatgttattctgaaggtgatctatgtattatgtacacatatgtcaaaaagtgtgttttgtgttgatgatGAGACACGCAGACcctcaccccctgaagtggcatgagtctgcatctgtatttgcacatgtccacacaatAGAAAGGCTAGgctctttctgtgcccaccatgccaattCCTTCATTGTTATCCATGTGTGATGTTAGAGTTTTTACCTTCGCAGtagcctgtatggactgtatgcagaGGATCCTTGTTCCAGactgtgagtgttttgatgcattcatggctgaggagcttacctttcagaagccacataggtgtgatgtgtctaatagtgtttctgatctctgtcagattgctagatcatgtcccacaagatgtcagttgtccTACCTAGTCAGTGCATGACCTGAgctggttggtgggcatggctgcATATTGGGAAGTGTGTGTAGTCATCTCTCTGCAtttaatgactgctatgtgccacacttgggcagtatgggcaagACAGGATGTTCTCATCTTCgtatactgacatgtatgtgactcagttaTTTTGGATGGGAATTGTTGACATATTTTCTTGtactgtcttttgcatccatgcaggtcaacgcccatcagaagaaagggatttggagagccaccaATGAGAACGTGTGGACCGTGGAGGTCCACAACCAGGggagcgcccactgtcacaagaggtgggaggacccggGACGCGGGGctcagaagatcgcagaggcccacttggggctgccctcccaacgtgggcagggtgcctgtcgtaccatgatTCCCCCCAACGACCCGCATTCTGTCAGTGGCCTACCCGAAGCTGGATGGGcatctgagggcagcacagcagccacaagggggtgagtacacaacaaATTCTTTCCTGTCCCAtggccaggtgattgagtgaagtacttactgctccccctgacaatgagggatgagctGGGTGAGTCGTTGTGTTGAcgtgtcatgtgtatcaaactggtgtgccttgccttttggacctgggacctaggTCAAAACTCGGGGGGATCCTCAAACCATTTGCTCAGCAGGGAGCACAAATGGCtctgtacagtgatcattcatttaCTGATTGTTGTTCTAGTGGGTCTAATTTCTATGTAACAGATCACTCTACCTATATGTTACATGCCAAAAGTAAGTAGGttgtggatcactgtactctgccatgtttctgggtatatgtgtatgtagacatctgccgcCCAGGAGCTAGtaatcttcagtgtatgatgggtggtGGTACCtcattgcagtctgtgatgtgtaggtgccCATCATACACATGACATGGCTTACCTAGTTACttgtttgcagctgtagcaaactactttctcttggtaagtggggaatgtcttttgacatgactgatgtgtcatcactgttgccaacattccttgtgcctacatgtcagcatgtgtccctttctctttaggaaacatttctatGCTGCAAATCCATGCAtattctacctatgttgatgggatgatgtctgtaatccctcacatatatgtacatggtaAACTGTTAGTAGTATAGTAAATCAACAATTGGCAACCATTTcatatggtgccacagacaggagtgtatgagcacacttaggggcaacccagtattcccctaggaactgggtacagacaatgtctcacttaaaaaatgctcctagaggaactATTTAGatgtagtttgtgtacatatgatccagtcttcaatgaATGAATAAGACAACCCTGTCCGATATATTAATTAATAGGATCCAGGAAGTTCAAATaatgtacaacaaatacaacaaatgtccatctcataaacaacaacactataTAAAACCTACCAAAATCACTagattgaatcccaacagaagatccaggaaggggttataaccctcctcttgacacagtcctgcacaattaTTGCCTGGTTTTgaagtcccagttcaagcaatatcattgtcttttaattcagcttgtcaaatgagaaggtaatgttggcGTTTTGGTCTGTGGCAGCAGTCAGAGGTCGTCATACCATCATCAGGACTCGCATGGGTTGAGCGGATGCGGATGGGGACGGACGCTAGTAGTCCCATATTTAGAAAGTTGAAGCCCCCTTGTGTGTTGCTATGGAGTCTTTCTTTGCAACCAATTTGTttgcaacactgaggccctcattatgatattggtggtaaaaactgcctactgctgcggaggaggccgccaaaagaccgtcgctgcggctaccagccgtccgccatatcatgaccacagccggatttccgccacaagaagggtggaaattcggctgtggccatactggcagatggtagtaaggtggcgctgctacagcAGCAGCgcaacgccagtagaccgctgccagccatattatgacaaataatacggcctggcagtgttctgctggcgggcgctgctggcggtagcagcaccccgtcccgtctcctgccggaagacctcctggatccaggtaagtcaggtctccgacaggggagggaggcgggggtgttgtgtgtgtgtgtggggcagtgtgcatgtatgtgtgagtgcgtgtgtgaatgcaggtgtgtgttttgtgttgattgcatgtgtgaatgtatggaagtgtgagtacgtgtatgtatAGAAAttggaatgtgtgtctgtgtgtacattttgaagtgtgtgcggatgtgtgtatgattggatgtatgcatgcatgtttgtatgtgtgaatgagtgtgtgtctgcctgtgggtGCATGGGGCTGCATGgttgtaggggtggggggttgtttaGAGAGTTAGGGGGATGTTTGGAGCGGTAGGGGTTGGAGGCATCCTATCAGcgacagggagggaattccctgtcactgatagggcctacccccATGGTTACACCACGAAAcccaccaatgtcttaatgtggcggtaagtaccgccagcctgttggcggtactaccgtcacattaACGCCGACcatcggggtcataatgaccccatgagTCATGTGATGCCATTGTTCATTATCTGACTGTGACGGGGAACTAGACCCCGTCAATGAAGCTGTATGACCGGAGCCAACCGAAAAGCGCCCCAGGGGGATAATGAAGAGTTGTACGTCCCGACGTAGGAAGGGGACGATGAAAGTGAAAGAGAGGGACCTAGAGCAGGAAGTGGACACCGGGAGGGAGCAGGAAGCGGATGCCAGGAGGGAGCTGAGAGAGAACCCCGACAGGGAGCAGAAAGAAGACGCAGACAAGGAGGAAAACGAGGAGACCGGGGAGCAGGTGGTGAGCATCACCAAAGAACAGGACGAGAACGCGACAGGAGAGGAGGAAGGAAACGGCTCCCGAGAACAAGAAGAAAATGCAGCAGGGGAGTTGGAAGAGAACAGGCGAGGAGGAGAGTGGAAGAATGAAGCGGTCGAAGAAGGAGCAGGAGGGAACGAGGTTCCAAGAAACGGGACCCAGAacccagccacgtcccaggagggacgtggctatcccAGGTAAGTGCCGTTTACAGGGCTCTGCTTCATCCATAATAAGAAGGGGAAAGAGGAGGTGGGGAGAAGAAGAGAAGTCGAAGGGGTATATCCCCATATTGCGGAGGCAGCATGGGGGGAATAGGAAGAGTGTAAGACCTCACTGGGGAAGCATGCTGACTGGTGCACTGTAGGATACACAGTGCATGCAGTcatctttagttttttttatttggacATTAGTATTCACCTTCCTCACTAAAGATTCACACCTCCCCttattgatatttattttttaaaacaccacatACCGATCAATGGACTTACCTGTCATTGGTCCTTTTCTCTTTCCTGTCTTATTGTACACACGACCGAGCGCTGATTTTTCCAGAGGACTGGAACCACCTGAGAAAGAGGAAAGAGGGAACAAGAAGGAAACCAAAGTGATGGACTA is a window encoding:
- the LOC138283528 gene encoding uncharacterized protein, translating into MKVKERDLEQEVDTGREQEADARRELRENPDREQKEDADKEENEETGEQVVSITKEQDENATGEEEGNGSREQEENAAGELEENRRGGEWKNEAVEEGAGGNEVPRNGTQNPATSQEGRGYPREGTTKAEERSLEQEADARREQEADARRELEADARWELRENADREQKEDSNKEEDEATGEQAVSVTKEQEENATGEEEGEGAREQEEKAAEKLEENR